The following are encoded together in the Chaetodon auriga isolate fChaAug3 chromosome 4, fChaAug3.hap1, whole genome shotgun sequence genome:
- the LOC143319471 gene encoding transitional endoplasmic reticulum ATPase, translated as MRKPELQVHSLHVRVIMCFLFGSPKGEDFSTAILKQKHRPNRLIVDEALNEDSSIVCLSQNKTEELQLFRGDTVVLRGRKRRQTVCIVLTDDTCGDERIRMNRVTRNNLRVRLGDVISIHACPDIKYGKKIHVLPIDDTIEGLTGNLFEVFLKPYFLEAYRPIHKDDIFLVRGSMRAVEFKVMETEPSPHCIVAPDTVIYCEGEPIKREDEEESLNDIGYDDIGGCRKQLAQIKEMVELPLRHPGLFKAIGVKPPRGILLYGPAGTGKTLVARAVANETGAFFFLINGPEIMSKLAGESESNLRKAFEEAEKNAPAIIFIDELDAIAPKREKTHGEVERRIVSQLLTLMDGLKQRAHVVVMAATNRPNSVDSALRRFGRFDREIDIGIPDSTGRLEILQIHTKNMKLADDVDLERIATETHGHVGADLAALCSEAALQAIRKKMTLIDLEDESIDADLLNSLAVTMDDFQWALSQSNPSALRETVAEVPQVNWQDIGGLDEVKRELQELVQYPVEYPDKFLKFGMTPSRGVLFYGPPGCGKTLLAKAIANECQANFVSIKGPEMLTMWFGESEANVRDVFDKARQAAPCILFFDELDSIAKSRGGGAGDAGGAADRVINQILTEMDGMSDKKNVFIIGATNRPDIIDAAILRPGRLDQLIYIPLPDRPSRTAILNANLRKSPVARDVDLEYLSGITDGFSGADLTEICQRACKLAIREAIEAEIKAERQRKNRPGIPMDEDFDPVPEIRKDHFEEAMRFARRSVSDNDIRKYEMFAQTLQQSRGFGNFRFPSATGARSGGQGSGSGSGRPGLYREEGNDDLYQ; from the exons ATGAGGAAACCAGAGCTACAAGTGCACAGCCTGCATGTGAGAGTCATAATGTGTTTCTTGTTTGGAAGCCCAAAGGGAGAAGACTTCTCCACTGCCATCCTGAAGCAGAAACACCGGCCCAACAGACTCATTGTGGACGAAGCTCTCAATGAAGACAGCAGCATTGTCTGCCTGTCacag AATaagacagaggagctgcagctcttccGGGGGGACACGGTGGtgctgagagggaggaagcGTCGCCAAACGGTGTGTATCGTGCTGACTGATGACACCTGTGGTGACGAACGAATCCGCATGAATCGTGTGACACGCAACAACCTGCGTGTCCGGCTCGGTGATGTCATCAG TATTCACGCCTGCCCCGATATCAAGTACGGGAAAAAGATCCACGTCCTCCCGATAGATGACACCATTGAGGGCCTGACAGGAAACCTCTTTGAGGTTTTTCTCAAGCCGTATTTTCTGGAGGCTTACCGGCCCATACATAAAG ATGACATCTTCTTGGTGAGGGGGAGCATGCGGGCGGTGGAGTTCAAGGTGATGGAGACCGAGCCCAGCCCTCACTGCATCGTTGCTCCAGACACTGTCATCTACTGTGAGGGAGAGCCAATCAAGAGAGAG gacgaggaggagagccTTAATGACATCGGCTACGATGACATCGGAGGCTGTCGGAAGCAGCTGGCCCAGATCAAAGAGATGGTGGAGCTTCCTCTCAGACACCCTGGTCTTTTCAAAGCTATAGGAGTCAAG cctCCCAGAGGGATCCTGTTGTATGGCCCTGCAGGCACAGGAAAGACCCTGGTGGCGCGGGCTGTAGCCAATGAAACTGgtgctttcttcttcctcatcaatG GTCCTGAGATCATGAGTAAGCTGGCGGGCGAGTCAGAAAGCAACCTAAGAAAGGCGTTTGAGGAGGCGGAGAAAAACGCTCCGGCCATCATCTTTATTGATGAGCTGGATGCCATCGCTCCCAAGAGAGAGAAG acccATGGTGAAGTGGAGAGGCGTATAGTCTCCCAGCTCCTGACCCTGATGGATGGCCTGAAGCAGAGAGCTCATGTGGTAGTCATGGCAGCCACAAACCGACCAAACAGCGTGGACTCTGCTCTGAGACGCTTTG gcAGGTTTGACCGGGAGATTGACATTGGAATCCCTGATTCGACGGGCAGACTGGAGATCCTGCAGATTCACACCAAAAACATGAAGCTGGCGGACGACGTCGACCtggagagg ATCGCCACAGAGACCCACGGTCATGTAGGCGCCGACCTGGCTGCTCTGTGCTCAGAAGCTGCTCTGCAAGCCATCCGCAAGAAGATGACCCTCATAGACCTGGAGGACGAATCCATCGATGCTGACCTGCTCAACTCACTGGCCGTCACCATGGATGACTTCcaa TGGGCGCTGAGTCAGAGCAACCCATCAGCTCTGAGAGAGACCGTTGCAGAGGTGCCTCAGGTGAACTGGCAGGACATTGGAGGACTGGACGAGGTCAAGAGAGAACTGCAAGAGCTCGTCCAG taCCCTGTCGAGTATCCAGACAAGTTCCTGAAGTTTGGTATGACTCCATCACGTGGAGTGCTGTTCTACGGCCCTCCAGGCTGTGGGAAAACACTACTGGCTAAGGCCATCGCCAACGAGTGCCAAGCAAACTTTGTTTCCATCAAAGGACCCGAGATGCTCACCATGTGGTTTGGAGAATCAGAAGCCAATGTCAGAGATGTGTTTGATAAG GCGAGACAGGCGGCTCCCTGCATCTTGTTTTTCGACGAGCTGGACTCCATTGCCAAATCcagaggaggcggagctggGGATGCAGGTGGTGCAGCTGACAGAGTCATAAACCAGATACTCACAGAGATGGACGGCATGTCCGACaaaaagaatgttttcattattggCGCCACTAACAG ACCCGACATCATAGACGCTGCCATCCTGCGGCCGGGCCGTTTGGACCAGCTCATCTACATCCCGCTCCCAGACAGACCATCTCGCACGGCAATCCTGAACGCCAACCTACGCAAGTCCCCTGTCGCACGA GATGTAGACCTGGAATACCTGTCTGGCATCACAGACGGATTCTCCGGAGCTGACCTGACAGAGATCTGCCAGCGGGCTTGTAAGCTGGCCATCCGTGAGGCCATCGAGGCTGAGATCAAGGCTGAGCGTCAGAGGAAGAACAGACCTGGGATCCCCATG gatgAGGACTTTGATCCAGTCCCAGAGATCAGGAAGGACCACTTTGAAGAAGCGATGCGATTTGCTCGCCGCTCTGTCAGTGACAATGACATCCGCaaatatgaaatgtttgctcaaactctgcagcagagcCGAGGTTTCGGAAACTTCAG GTTCCCTTCTGCTACTGGTGCCCGGTctggaggtcaggggtcaggctCTGGATCAGGGAGGCCAGGCCTGTACAGAGAGGAAGGCAATGATGATCTCTATCAGTGA
- the dnajb1b gene encoding dnaJ homolog subfamily B member 1b, with translation MVKMGKDYYDILGIKRGASEDDIKKAYRKQALRYHPDKNKSPGAEDKFKEIAEAYDVLSDPKKKDIYDRYGEEGLKGGGPSGGGGCGGPGTFSYTFQGDPHAIFEEFFGGRNPFGQFFGARNGGMDEDMDTDDPFARFGMGGGGMGGGMGGFPRSFSSGMGGMGSHSSVVKKQQDPPVVHELQVTLEEVLSGCTKKMKISRKRLNPDRQTLRIEDKILEVQIKKGWKEGTKITFPKEGDQTPTNIPADIVFVLKDKPHSTFRRDGSDIIYPAKISLRDALCGCTVHTPTLEGKTLTVSTTDIVQPGMKRRISGEGLPYPKRPDRRGDLIVEFEVKFPERLSQSARDTIAQVLPRS, from the exons ATGGTCAAAATGGGTAAAGACTACTACGACATTTTGGGAATTAAGAGAGGAGCATCGGAGGACGATATAAAGAAAGCTTATCGTAAGCAGGCTCTGCGGTATCACCCCGACAAAAACAAGTCACCGGGAGCCGAAGACAAATTCAAAGAAATCGCCGAAGCTTACGACGTTTTGAGCGACCCAAAGAAAAAGGACATATACGATCGTTATGGTGAAGAAG gTCTGAAAGGTGGAGGCCCCtcaggtggtggtggttgtggtggtcCTGGCACATTCAGCTATACCTTTCAGGGTGACCCTCATGCCATCTTTGAAGAGTTTTTTGGTGGACGTAACCCCTTTGGACAGTTCTTTGGTGCCCGCAATGGAGGCATGGATGAGGACATGGACACAGACGACCCTTTTGCTCGCTTTGGGATGGGGGGTGGTGGAATGGGTGGTGGAATGGGCGGGTTCCCTCGTTCTTTCAGCTCTGGTATGGGAGGAATGGGCAGTCACAGTAGCGTtgtgaagaagcagcaggacCCCCCTGTGGTTCATGAACTCCAAGTGACCTTGGAGGAAGTTCTGTCGGGTTGCACTAAGAAAATGAAGATCTCTCGTAAAAGACTTAATCCTGACAGGCAAACGCTACGGATAGAAGATAAAATCTTGGAGGTGCAGATAAAGAAGGGGTGGAAGGAGGGCACGAAAATCACGTTTCCCAAAGAGGGGGACCAGACTCCCACGAACATTCCAGCTGACATAGTCTTTGTGTTGAAGGACAAGCCACATTCGACGTTCAGACGTGACGGCTCTGACATCATTTACCCGGCGAAGATCTCACTCAGAGAT GCCTTGTGTGGCTGCACAGTCCACACACCCACCCTGGAAGGCAAAACGTTGACTGTCTCAACAACAGATATCGTGCAGCCAGGGATGAAGCGACGCATCAGCGGTGAGGGGCTGCCTTATCCAAAACGCCCCGATCGTCGAGGCGACCTAATAGTGGAGTTTGAGGTCAAGTTCCCAGAAAGGCTCAGCCAGAGCGCCCGGGACACTATCGCTCAGGTCCTTCCGCGATCTTAA
- the tecrb gene encoding trans-2,3-enoyl-CoA reductase b isoform X2 — MKHYEVEILDAKTKDKLCFLDKVEPNATIGEIKSMFHKSHPQWYPARQSIRLDPKGKSLKDEDVLQHLPVGTTATFYFRDLGAQISWVKVFLTEYTGPLVIYLMFYFRVPFIYAPKYDFTTSKHWVVHLACMCHSFHYIKRLLETLFVHRFSHGTMPLRNIFKNCSYYWGFAAWMAYYINHPLYTPPIYGEQQIRLALIIFLFCQIGNFSIHVALRNLRPPGSKTRKIPYPTKNPFTWIFLLVSCPNYTYELGSWLGFTLMTQCLPVAFFTLVGFIQMTVWAKGKHRSYLKEFRDYPPLRSPILPFIL, encoded by the exons ATGAAGCACTACGAG gTGGAGATACTGGATGCCAAGACCAAGGACAAGCTCTGCTTCCTGGACAAG GTCGAGCCAAATGCCACTATTGGGGAGATCAAGTCTATGTTCCACAAGAGCC ATCCTCAGTGGTACCCAGCCAGACAGTCCATCCGCCTCGACCCCA aGGGGAAGTCTCTGAAGGACGAGGATGTCCTGCAGCATCTCCCTGTGGGAACCACAGCAACCTTCTACTTCAGAGACCTGGGAGCCCAGATCAGCTGGGTCAAA GTCTTCCTGACAGAGTACACTGGTCCTCTGGTCATCTATCTGATGTTCTACTTCAGGGTTCCCTTCATCTACGCACCCAAATATGACTTCACCACCAGTAAACACTGGGTCGTTCA TCTCGCCTGTATGTGTCACTCTTTCCACTACATTAAGAGGCTTCTGGAGACGCTGTTTGTCCATCGCTTCTCTCATGGGACAATGCCGTTACGCAACATCTTTAAG AACTGTAGCTACTACTGGGGCTTTGCGGCATGGATGGCCTATTACATCAACCACCCGCTGTACACCCCCCCca TCTACGGGGAGCAACAAATCAGACTGGCCCTCATCATATTCTTG TTCTGTCAGATCGGCAACTTTTCCATCCACGTTGCTCTTCGGAACCTTCGTCCACCAG GCTCTAAAACCAGGAAGATTCCCTATCCAACCAAGAACCCCTTCACCTGGATCTTCCTGCTGGTCTCCTGCCCCAACTACACCTATGAG TTGGGCTCCTGGCTTGGCTTCACCCTGATGACCCAGTGCCTGCCGGTGGCCTTCTTCACCTTGGTGGGTTTCATCCAGATGACTGTCTGGGCCAAGGGGAAGCACCGCAGCTACCTGAAGGAGTTCCGCGACTACCCTCCTCTCCGCTCACCCATCCTGCCCTTCATCCTGTAG
- the ndufb7 gene encoding NADH dehydrogenase [ubiquinone] 1 beta subcomplex subunit 7, with protein sequence MGAHLVRRYVTETGSEPDPAKKFEFDPQTGFPERKEREMISSQEQMNLAQLPVEQRDYCAHYLLKLMKCKRDNWPNFLACKHERHDWDYCEHQDYVMRMKEYERERRLQLRKKRIEAQAEAA encoded by the exons ATGGGAGCTCACCTGGTCAGACGGTATGTCACCGAGACAGGCAGCGAGCCGGACCCAGCGAAGAAATTTGAGTTCGACCCCCAGACTGGCTTtccagagaggaaagagagag AGATGATATCAAGCCAGGAGCAGATGAACTTGGCCCAGCTGCCTGTGGAACAGAGGGACTACTGTGCTCATTACCTCCTGAAACTCATGAAGTGTAAGAGGGACAACTGGCCCAACTTCCTGGCCTGCAAGCATGAGAGACATGACTGGGACTACTGCGAACACCAAGA ctaTGTGATGCGTATGAAGgagtatgagagagagaggaggctccagctgaggaagaagagaattGAGGCTCAGGCTGAAGCTGCATGA
- the tecrb gene encoding trans-2,3-enoyl-CoA reductase b isoform X1 — protein MDTLALEATGSKKTANGAVAVAAPLPAQAPVKRKPAKKAKKAVVFFEVEILDAKTKDKLCFLDKVEPNATIGEIKSMFHKSHPQWYPARQSIRLDPKGKSLKDEDVLQHLPVGTTATFYFRDLGAQISWVKVFLTEYTGPLVIYLMFYFRVPFIYAPKYDFTTSKHWVVHLACMCHSFHYIKRLLETLFVHRFSHGTMPLRNIFKNCSYYWGFAAWMAYYINHPLYTPPIYGEQQIRLALIIFLFCQIGNFSIHVALRNLRPPGSKTRKIPYPTKNPFTWIFLLVSCPNYTYELGSWLGFTLMTQCLPVAFFTLVGFIQMTVWAKGKHRSYLKEFRDYPPLRSPILPFIL, from the exons ATGGATACATTAGCACTAGAGGCCACAGGCAGTAAAAAGACGGCCAACGGGGCGGTGGCAGTGGCCGCCCCGCTGCCAGCTCAAGCCCCGGTCAAACGCAAACCTgctaaaaaagctaaaaaggctgttgttttctttgaggTGGAGATACTGGATGCCAAGACCAAGGACAAGCTCTGCTTCCTGGACAAG GTCGAGCCAAATGCCACTATTGGGGAGATCAAGTCTATGTTCCACAAGAGCC ATCCTCAGTGGTACCCAGCCAGACAGTCCATCCGCCTCGACCCCA aGGGGAAGTCTCTGAAGGACGAGGATGTCCTGCAGCATCTCCCTGTGGGAACCACAGCAACCTTCTACTTCAGAGACCTGGGAGCCCAGATCAGCTGGGTCAAA GTCTTCCTGACAGAGTACACTGGTCCTCTGGTCATCTATCTGATGTTCTACTTCAGGGTTCCCTTCATCTACGCACCCAAATATGACTTCACCACCAGTAAACACTGGGTCGTTCA TCTCGCCTGTATGTGTCACTCTTTCCACTACATTAAGAGGCTTCTGGAGACGCTGTTTGTCCATCGCTTCTCTCATGGGACAATGCCGTTACGCAACATCTTTAAG AACTGTAGCTACTACTGGGGCTTTGCGGCATGGATGGCCTATTACATCAACCACCCGCTGTACACCCCCCCca TCTACGGGGAGCAACAAATCAGACTGGCCCTCATCATATTCTTG TTCTGTCAGATCGGCAACTTTTCCATCCACGTTGCTCTTCGGAACCTTCGTCCACCAG GCTCTAAAACCAGGAAGATTCCCTATCCAACCAAGAACCCCTTCACCTGGATCTTCCTGCTGGTCTCCTGCCCCAACTACACCTATGAG TTGGGCTCCTGGCTTGGCTTCACCCTGATGACCCAGTGCCTGCCGGTGGCCTTCTTCACCTTGGTGGGTTTCATCCAGATGACTGTCTGGGCCAAGGGGAAGCACCGCAGCTACCTGAAGGAGTTCCGCGACTACCCTCCTCTCCGCTCACCCATCCTGCCCTTCATCCTGTAG